One genomic window of Corynebacterium sp. sy039 includes the following:
- a CDS encoding zinc-binding dehydrogenase translates to MRGVMMRGAGNPVVEELPDPVIEHPQDAVISIVVACICGSDLWPYRGHEDAENLHMGHEYVGRVEEIGSDVTTVKPGDYVVGSFVISDGTCDICQAGYPSRCVNGSFVHGGIGVQAEKARIPFADGTLVALPDKPTEEMLPSLLAASDVLGTGWFAAEAAGAAPGKSIAVIGDGAVGLMGVLSAKEMGAERIIISSRHPQRQALARTLGATDVIEERGDEAAEKIRDMTGGLGAHGSIEAVGTQESMMQAIHSTRPGGSVGFVGVSHNQEIPGMDLFFSLIHLHGGPAPVRRYLPKLIEKIYAGDINPGLVFDKEINLDDIAEGYRLMDSREAIKVLVRP, encoded by the coding sequence ATGCGTGGAGTTATGATGCGTGGCGCAGGAAACCCCGTCGTGGAAGAACTACCAGATCCAGTTATCGAACACCCTCAGGATGCAGTGATTTCTATTGTTGTTGCCTGTATTTGTGGCTCAGATCTATGGCCTTATCGTGGGCATGAAGATGCAGAAAATCTCCATATGGGGCATGAATATGTAGGCCGAGTAGAGGAAATTGGTTCCGACGTTACCACCGTAAAACCTGGTGATTATGTTGTGGGTTCCTTTGTTATCTCCGACGGAACCTGCGACATCTGCCAAGCAGGGTACCCATCACGTTGTGTAAACGGCTCTTTTGTGCATGGAGGTATTGGAGTCCAAGCTGAAAAAGCTCGTATCCCTTTTGCCGATGGAACCCTCGTTGCACTACCGGATAAACCCACTGAAGAAATGCTACCGAGTCTCCTTGCGGCTTCTGATGTATTAGGGACAGGATGGTTTGCCGCTGAGGCTGCAGGTGCGGCACCGGGGAAAAGCATCGCTGTTATAGGAGATGGAGCAGTGGGACTCATGGGCGTACTTTCAGCCAAAGAAATGGGTGCCGAACGCATCATTATTTCTTCTCGTCACCCGCAGAGACAAGCATTGGCTCGGACACTAGGAGCAACGGATGTTATTGAAGAGCGTGGTGATGAAGCCGCAGAGAAAATACGTGACATGACTGGTGGTTTGGGTGCGCATGGTTCTATCGAAGCTGTAGGAACCCAAGAATCTATGATGCAAGCTATTCATTCCACTCGACCAGGTGGTTCTGTTGGTTTTGTAGGAGTATCACATAACCAAGAAATTCCAGGCATGGATCTATTTTTCTCACTGATTCACTTACATGGTGGTCCCGCGCCAGTGCGTCGTTACCTTCCCAAACTTATTGAAAAAATCTACGCCGGTGATATTAACCCAGGCCTAGTGTTTGATAAAGAAATTAATCTTGACGATATTGCAGAAGGCTATCGGTTAATGGATAGCCGTGAAGCAATTAAGGTTTTGGTGCGTCCATGA
- a CDS encoding LysR family transcriptional regulator — translation MTQLRYFTRVAELGSMSAAADDMYIAQSAISTAISQLESTVGEQLFHRLRSKGVSLTDEGLRFYQMVTQGLRQIDEAVENISSEELSGLLTAGCFTTLGQFWIPPVIEQLNSVHQGLTVEMRQYNAVQLESALLTREIEAAIAYNFDYGPNIKFEEIGTVDLFAGLSEEHPLAKRTSIKLEELISDPLILLNLGKSADYFLSVFDRANLIPQIAYKFESFEAVRSMAARGYGYALLNQGPTHGLTNEGLPLNMIPIEGYSSDLQIGIISRNDEPLSRKGKAFRDSFHHVFMQVNSHHL, via the coding sequence ATGACTCAGCTTCGCTATTTCACAAGAGTTGCTGAATTGGGATCAATGAGCGCAGCCGCAGACGATATGTACATTGCACAATCCGCTATATCAACAGCAATTTCCCAATTAGAAAGTACTGTTGGAGAGCAATTATTTCACCGTTTAAGATCAAAAGGAGTATCTCTCACCGACGAGGGATTACGTTTCTACCAAATGGTCACACAAGGACTACGACAAATTGATGAAGCTGTAGAAAACATTTCCTCTGAGGAACTATCTGGCCTTTTGACAGCAGGCTGCTTTACAACACTCGGACAATTTTGGATTCCGCCTGTCATCGAACAACTCAATTCCGTACATCAAGGTCTAACGGTTGAAATGCGTCAATACAATGCTGTCCAGTTGGAATCTGCATTACTTACACGAGAAATAGAAGCAGCAATCGCTTATAACTTTGACTATGGCCCCAATATAAAGTTCGAAGAAATTGGCACAGTCGATCTTTTCGCAGGGCTTTCCGAAGAACACCCGTTGGCAAAACGTACCAGCATAAAACTGGAAGAATTGATTTCAGATCCACTCATACTCCTCAATCTCGGAAAATCTGCAGACTATTTCTTGTCTGTATTTGATCGCGCAAACTTAATACCACAAATCGCCTACAAATTTGAGAGTTTCGAAGCCGTACGCTCCATGGCTGCCAGAGGTTATGGATACGCACTTCTCAATCAAGGTCCAACACATGGACTTACCAATGAAGGACTTCCACTTAACATGATCCCCATTGAGGGGTACTCCAGTGATCTACAAATTGGCATTATATCCCGGAACGATGAACCGCTTTCACGAAAGGGAAAAGCTTTTAGAGACTCATTCCATCATGTTTTCATGCAGGTAAATTCACATCACCTATAG
- a CDS encoding TetR/AcrR family transcriptional regulator produces MEQKEHTEQKKKARKTRADAQKNRQRILEVAAQAFDEKGVEVPMETIAKRAGVGAGTLYRHFPNREALVAAVLAEKEEAAILVADAAGTNSLECLFAQVHALGQWFGTYKGLTEPMRSAVSQTTSPLGMQCHDVISVLDDLIQQAREDGYIRPGVTGRDIYLLTLGTAWAAQHVDDPEPLYELMAHGWMA; encoded by the coding sequence ATGGAGCAAAAAGAACATACGGAACAAAAGAAAAAAGCACGTAAAACACGTGCTGACGCCCAAAAAAATCGCCAAAGAATACTTGAGGTGGCTGCTCAAGCCTTCGACGAAAAAGGCGTAGAGGTACCCATGGAAACCATCGCAAAGCGTGCGGGGGTTGGGGCGGGAACATTGTATCGCCATTTTCCCAATAGGGAAGCGTTAGTGGCTGCTGTTCTGGCAGAAAAAGAAGAAGCCGCGATATTAGTGGCAGATGCTGCAGGTACAAACTCCCTCGAATGTTTATTTGCGCAGGTTCATGCGCTCGGGCAATGGTTTGGTACCTATAAAGGATTGACGGAACCTATGCGCTCGGCAGTATCACAAACGACATCGCCATTAGGAATGCAATGCCATGATGTCATTTCCGTGCTAGATGATCTTATACAACAAGCTCGGGAGGACGGATATATTCGCCCAGGTGTGACTGGGCGAGATATATATTTACTTACTTTGGGGACTGCGTGGGCGGCGCAGCACGTAGATGATCCAGAACCATTATATGAGCTCATGGCACATGGATGGATGGCGTGA
- a CDS encoding cytosine permease → MYIKGLETRSIEFIPESERRGHPAEQFPLWFSVNMMVLTTLTGSIGITIGLNVFWTSVGIILGNFIGALFVAGHAVQGPHLGIPQMIQSRAQFGYYGAVLPLIATLIMYIGYVASNQVIAGEAIADASGINIFFGIIFSGIIVLIITFYGFNLIQKTEKILAVLLGIGFVGVTIMALKKGLPENALSITDFNLSAFLSLIAATAAWQLTFAPYIADYTRYLPSNTSGKKLTFYTYSGLVVSTTWLMILGAILATEFRSYSSSPSKIIAGMFPESWASGVYVFVVLGVIATNVLNLYGAFMALTTIIDTFIKINNSLSLRLFLFLIVFISSMGIATLASGEFMIFFGNLLIVLGYLLFPWTSINLADYFFVRKGKYFIPDIYTPHGIYGAFNTKAISAYILTLLVELPFAKTDFFTGFIYERIGNTDYSWIIALVLPGLLYCAFMTVGKDKRSDAHSETKGGS, encoded by the coding sequence ATGTATATCAAAGGATTAGAAACACGATCCATAGAATTTATTCCCGAATCTGAACGACGTGGTCATCCAGCTGAGCAATTTCCACTGTGGTTTTCCGTGAATATGATGGTTCTTACCACACTAACTGGAAGCATTGGGATCACCATTGGGCTCAATGTTTTTTGGACTTCTGTCGGAATAATCTTGGGAAATTTTATTGGAGCACTCTTTGTTGCAGGCCATGCAGTTCAAGGACCTCACTTAGGTATTCCACAAATGATCCAAAGTAGAGCACAATTTGGCTATTATGGTGCAGTACTCCCTCTAATTGCGACCCTCATTATGTATATTGGTTACGTAGCTAGTAACCAAGTAATAGCTGGTGAAGCCATAGCCGATGCAAGTGGTATAAATATCTTCTTTGGCATCATATTTTCTGGAATCATTGTTCTCATCATCACTTTTTATGGTTTCAATCTCATCCAAAAAACAGAAAAGATATTAGCAGTTCTTCTTGGTATCGGGTTTGTCGGTGTCACTATTATGGCGCTGAAGAAAGGGCTTCCAGAAAACGCTTTATCCATTACCGACTTTAATTTATCTGCATTTTTATCATTGATAGCGGCAACAGCCGCCTGGCAATTAACATTTGCACCTTATATTGCTGATTACACAAGATATTTACCGTCAAACACCAGTGGAAAAAAATTAACTTTTTACACTTACAGTGGACTCGTCGTCAGCACTACATGGTTGATGATCCTAGGAGCAATTCTTGCAACCGAATTCCGTTCCTATAGTAGTTCTCCAAGCAAAATTATTGCTGGTATGTTCCCTGAATCCTGGGCATCTGGAGTATATGTGTTCGTAGTTCTTGGGGTTATTGCAACAAATGTTCTCAACCTTTATGGGGCGTTCATGGCACTCACCACAATTATCGACACTTTTATAAAAATCAATAATTCGCTATCTCTGCGTTTATTTCTATTCCTTATAGTATTTATTTCTTCCATGGGAATAGCAACCCTGGCATCTGGGGAATTTATGATTTTCTTCGGAAATCTACTAATCGTGCTGGGATATCTACTGTTTCCTTGGACAAGTATAAACCTAGCTGACTACTTTTTCGTCCGCAAAGGAAAGTATTTTATCCCAGATATATACACGCCACATGGTATATATGGAGCTTTCAATACCAAAGCTATATCTGCCTATATCCTCACTTTACTTGTGGAACTTCCCTTTGCAAAAACAGATTTTTTCACGGGATTCATCTATGAGCGGATAGGAAACACTGACTATTCATGGATTATCGCACTTGTACTACCAGGTCTTTTGTACTGCGCCTTCATGACAGTAGGCAAAGACAAAAGATCTGACGCTCATAGTGAAACAAAAGGAGGTTCATGA
- a CDS encoding LysR family transcriptional regulator, protein MTTPLNLEQLQTFLTVIDEGTMSAAADVLGLSQPAVSRQLSNLEKHIGQQLLIRSNKEITLTPAGALLQERARTLLSIAEGTFEELNPSSGTLAGEIRVAAAESATFRYLVTAAHRIREKNPSVRFSIHSGGGRAVEDGLNDGSFSFGLFIEPWPLSRYHSIQIPDADEWGVLVAHNSPLRTRSSIGLNELGEYPVLVPENVVTPQGLSQWLGISGNVKVCGTYNLLFNASLFVSSGNAVAICIGGLNDHRPDVHFIPFNPPIVSRLHLAWPRHKLLSPTEQAFVETVQSIIKESS, encoded by the coding sequence GTGACCACTCCGTTAAACTTAGAGCAGCTACAAACCTTCCTCACCGTCATTGATGAGGGAACCATGAGTGCCGCAGCTGATGTATTAGGCCTCAGCCAACCAGCAGTATCCAGGCAATTGTCCAACCTAGAAAAGCATATAGGTCAACAGTTACTCATCAGATCTAATAAAGAAATCACACTCACACCTGCAGGAGCATTATTACAAGAACGTGCCCGAACGCTCTTATCCATTGCTGAAGGAACTTTTGAAGAATTAAATCCTTCATCTGGCACCCTGGCAGGTGAAATACGTGTTGCCGCTGCAGAAAGTGCAACATTCCGATACCTGGTTACTGCAGCCCACCGGATAAGGGAAAAGAATCCCTCTGTCCGTTTTTCTATTCATTCTGGCGGTGGACGTGCTGTGGAAGATGGCCTTAATGATGGTTCTTTTTCTTTTGGACTTTTTATTGAGCCGTGGCCTTTAAGCCGTTATCACAGCATACAAATACCTGATGCCGATGAATGGGGTGTCCTTGTTGCTCACAATTCTCCCCTCAGGACACGCAGTAGCATTGGGCTTAATGAGCTTGGAGAATACCCGGTTCTTGTCCCTGAAAATGTTGTTACTCCGCAAGGGCTATCCCAGTGGTTAGGCATATCTGGCAATGTGAAAGTCTGTGGAACATATAATTTGTTGTTCAACGCTAGCCTTTTTGTTTCTTCAGGCAATGCGGTAGCTATTTGCATTGGCGGGTTGAATGACCACCGCCCGGATGTACATTTCATCCCTTTTAACCCACCGATTGTTTCACGCCTTCATCTGGCATGGCCACGACACAAGCTACTATCCCCTACGGAGCAAGCATTCGTGGAGACAGTGCAGAGCATCATAAAGGAGAGTTCGTAA
- a CDS encoding sugar O-acetyltransferase, which produces MSITLKELREFLATGGVMVPGSPEWELMNNYAAQARDTCVHLNNAGSDMTAIQECFSELTGHETPKTFRLFPPFTADFGKNIRVGEDVFINSDCSFQDQGGIVIGDRTLIGHKTIIATLNHGMNPDKRANLEPQPVTIGSDVWIGSGSIILPGVSIGDGAIVGAGSVVTRDIPPRVVVVGNPAKIIREL; this is translated from the coding sequence ATGAGCATAACTCTTAAAGAATTACGTGAATTTCTTGCCACCGGTGGAGTAATGGTGCCTGGTTCCCCTGAATGGGAATTGATGAATAACTATGCTGCACAGGCCCGGGATACGTGTGTTCACCTGAATAATGCTGGCTCAGATATGACCGCCATCCAGGAATGTTTCTCTGAGCTGACCGGCCATGAAACACCAAAAACTTTTCGCCTTTTCCCACCTTTCACCGCAGATTTTGGGAAGAACATTCGGGTAGGTGAAGATGTATTCATTAACTCCGATTGCTCTTTCCAAGACCAAGGTGGAATTGTCATTGGTGACCGCACCTTGATTGGCCATAAGACAATCATCGCAACCCTGAATCACGGAATGAACCCTGATAAGCGGGCTAATCTGGAACCTCAACCGGTGACAATAGGATCAGATGTGTGGATCGGATCTGGCTCTATCATCCTCCCCGGAGTAAGCATTGGTGATGGGGCTATTGTAGGGGCTGGTTCTGTAGTGACACGCGATATTCCCCCTCGCGTAGTTGTGGTGGGTAACCCAGCAAAGATCATTCGTGAACTTTAG
- a CDS encoding aldehyde dehydrogenase family protein → MNTKAYWVNLQSNLHFDGRPFINGQRIETDSKRTTEKINPANNEYIGSLSLSEASDINAAVVAARQAFSQGQWHTNGVTYRKELLTNLAALIDKNAEELALLDSLEMGKPIREAVTIDIPGAAALFRFYAEAIEKMEDSIPVTPPKATAQVTREALGVIGVIVPWNYPLEILTWKIAPALAVGNTVVVKPPLEASYSALRLAELATEAGFPPGVINVVPGTGEEAGQALSRHNDVDMIAFTGSTEVAKLLQIYAGESNLKRLALEAGGKSSNIIFADCEDLQLAAQKAAFGAFYNQGEVCSANSRIFVEEPIYEHFVEKFIEESKAYKPGDPLDPSCGTGSLVSQSHTQKVWSAIKSAQSDGTILAGGKRLQINGSDCYIEPTIIGNLPGDHFLHQTEIFGPVAIVSSFREEQDAIDAANATKYGLAASVWTNSLSKANRVSAVLNAGTVSVNTVDALSFTTPFGGFKQSGFGRDLSVHAFNNYTDLKTTWFQWG, encoded by the coding sequence ATGAATACAAAAGCCTACTGGGTCAATTTACAAAGCAATTTGCACTTCGACGGAAGACCATTTATCAACGGACAAAGGATCGAAACAGATTCCAAAAGAACAACAGAGAAAATAAATCCAGCAAACAATGAGTATATAGGCTCTTTAAGCCTCTCTGAAGCAAGCGATATCAATGCAGCAGTGGTTGCAGCTCGCCAAGCTTTCTCTCAAGGACAATGGCACACAAATGGAGTTACTTATCGAAAAGAATTACTAACTAACCTTGCAGCCTTAATTGATAAAAATGCTGAAGAACTCGCACTACTCGATAGTCTAGAAATGGGAAAGCCCATTCGAGAAGCGGTAACAATAGATATACCCGGAGCCGCAGCTCTTTTCCGTTTCTATGCAGAAGCTATAGAAAAAATGGAAGATTCTATCCCGGTTACACCGCCTAAAGCAACAGCTCAAGTCACAAGAGAAGCGCTTGGAGTCATAGGAGTAATTGTTCCATGGAATTATCCACTTGAAATTCTGACGTGGAAAATTGCCCCAGCATTAGCAGTAGGAAATACTGTTGTAGTAAAGCCGCCGTTAGAGGCATCCTATTCAGCTCTGCGTTTAGCTGAACTTGCCACTGAAGCAGGTTTCCCACCTGGTGTTATCAACGTAGTTCCCGGCACAGGAGAGGAAGCAGGTCAAGCCCTTTCCCGACACAATGACGTGGATATGATAGCTTTTACAGGGTCTACCGAAGTTGCTAAGCTGCTCCAAATTTATGCAGGAGAATCGAATCTAAAGCGCTTAGCATTAGAAGCGGGTGGCAAAAGCTCAAACATAATCTTTGCAGACTGTGAAGATCTACAACTTGCTGCGCAAAAAGCTGCATTCGGCGCTTTTTACAATCAAGGAGAGGTGTGCTCTGCTAATTCACGTATTTTTGTGGAAGAACCAATATATGAACACTTTGTGGAAAAATTTATTGAGGAAAGTAAGGCATACAAACCAGGCGATCCTCTAGACCCCTCCTGTGGAACAGGATCATTAGTATCCCAGTCACATACTCAAAAGGTATGGTCAGCAATAAAATCTGCTCAAAGCGATGGCACAATTCTTGCAGGAGGAAAGCGGCTACAAATCAATGGATCAGATTGCTATATTGAACCAACAATAATCGGTAATCTTCCAGGCGATCACTTCTTACACCAAACGGAGATTTTTGGTCCCGTAGCTATCGTGTCTTCGTTTAGAGAAGAACAAGATGCTATAGATGCTGCTAATGCCACTAAATACGGATTAGCAGCATCAGTTTGGACAAATAGCTTGTCCAAAGCAAATAGAGTATCGGCAGTACTTAACGCTGGGACAGTTTCTGTAAATACGGTTGATGCCTTGAGTTTTACTACTCCTTTTGGTGGTTTTAAGCAATCCGGTTTTGGTCGAGATCTGTCTGTTCATGCTTTTAATAACTACACAGATCTTAAAACAACATGGTTTCAATGGGGCTAA
- a CDS encoding SDR family NAD(P)-dependent oxidoreductase, which produces MNGLKDNVYIVTGAGSGLGYATAIRLVTEGAKIAVVDLQLASAERTVSELNTLKSESALAVQADVTDAKAVQASIKHVVEVFGKLDGIVNCAGIALGEGGVVECSESAWDKMMAVNVKSIFLTGKYGIPYILKNGGGSIVNIASVFGFVVNNDECAYAASKGAVINLTRQMALQHASDKIRVNAICPADADTPMIDGLLGATGAELDAGKAELAKPIPMGHLTKPSDVAAAIAFLLSSDSAFITGVALPVDGGFLIK; this is translated from the coding sequence ATGAACGGTCTTAAAGATAACGTATATATTGTCACTGGTGCCGGATCAGGACTCGGATATGCAACTGCAATTCGCTTGGTTACTGAGGGAGCAAAAATTGCAGTGGTTGACTTGCAATTGGCCTCAGCCGAACGCACAGTTTCCGAATTAAACACACTCAAATCTGAATCTGCTCTTGCGGTCCAAGCTGATGTCACGGATGCAAAAGCAGTCCAAGCCAGTATTAAACACGTTGTAGAAGTCTTTGGAAAACTTGATGGAATTGTCAACTGTGCGGGCATAGCTTTAGGCGAAGGAGGTGTCGTCGAATGCTCTGAAAGTGCGTGGGACAAGATGATGGCAGTTAACGTAAAAAGTATTTTCCTAACTGGAAAATATGGTATCCCTTATATTCTTAAAAATGGTGGTGGATCCATCGTAAATATCGCTAGCGTTTTTGGTTTTGTGGTCAATAATGATGAATGTGCATATGCTGCTTCCAAAGGAGCTGTCATTAACCTTACTCGTCAGATGGCTCTTCAACATGCTTCCGATAAAATACGTGTCAATGCAATCTGTCCAGCAGATGCCGATACCCCTATGATTGACGGTCTTTTGGGCGCAACAGGAGCAGAGCTGGACGCAGGAAAAGCAGAATTGGCAAAACCAATTCCTATGGGACATTTAACAAAGCCAAGCGATGTCGCAGCTGCGATTGCATTTTTATTATCTTCAGACTCAGCATTCATCACTGGTGTTGCATTACCAGTCGATGGAGGATTCTTGATTAAATAA
- a CDS encoding flavin reductase family protein translates to MTPHLDPMELRKTFGLYPTGVALTAGHLDGTPIGMLTNSFTTISLDPPLISLSFAHTSTTWPQLQQLDHIGISILSAHNLETATLLKRPTAQRFDGVEVITHNTGAVVLPDAAAQIFVEKQQEIEAGDHTLTLWKVTDHIHNAHHNPLVFHKGHINTL, encoded by the coding sequence ATGACACCACACCTTGATCCGATGGAACTACGAAAAACTTTCGGATTATACCCAACCGGCGTCGCCCTCACCGCAGGGCATCTCGACGGCACCCCCATAGGAATGCTCACTAATTCATTCACAACCATCTCCCTCGATCCACCTCTCATCAGTCTGAGCTTTGCACACACCTCAACTACATGGCCACAACTGCAACAACTGGATCATATCGGCATTAGTATTCTTAGTGCTCACAATCTTGAAACAGCCACACTGCTCAAACGACCCACTGCACAACGCTTTGATGGAGTTGAAGTAATCACCCACAACACTGGTGCAGTAGTATTGCCCGATGCAGCGGCTCAGATTTTCGTCGAAAAGCAACAAGAAATAGAAGCCGGCGACCACACACTCACGCTCTGGAAAGTCACCGACCATATACACAATGCACACCATAATCCACTTGTATTCCACAAAGGTCACATAAACACTCTATAA
- a CDS encoding NtaA/DmoA family FMN-dependent monooxygenase (This protein belongs to a clade of FMN-dependent monooxygenases, within a broader family of flavin-dependent oxidoreductases, the luciferase-like monooxygenase (LMM) family, some of whose members use coenzyme F420 rather than FMN.) has protein sequence MSNNTQKKMIIGMQLGNGYGSQVTAWNFDGVDPHNYSNVDSHVRYAQKAERGKFQFIFFPDSPNQTMGSDKEAPQMTMDPLITMAAIARGTSKIGLASTASTQWNEPYNLARQLKTLDVISGGRIGWNAVTGSDPRGAANFGQNMESSAHRYGRLHEFVQIVQALWGSWEKDALVLDKEKGIFARRDKIRPINMAGEFLASAGPLPIPPSPQGQPVIFQAGGSPNGLQVAGRYANAVIGATFSIEDSIRQRNAVRKAAEDAGRNPDEIKFFAGVMPTIAPTKREALDRRGKFVEPNILQRVNYLGAMLGITLTRKDLDSPIDPAVLKNAHAHPGDPRSAKALEIARQGWSVRDILYHGIIDFHPSPVGTAEEVADHLTEWFEAGAVDGFWYSPDAYEDGIDAFVDNVVPILQERGLFHTDYEGSTLREHLGAPEQYGLDPRIQ, from the coding sequence ATGTCCAATAACACTCAAAAGAAAATGATCATCGGCATGCAGCTAGGCAACGGCTACGGATCACAAGTCACTGCCTGGAACTTCGATGGGGTAGATCCACACAACTACAGCAACGTTGACTCGCACGTTCGCTATGCACAAAAGGCAGAACGCGGAAAGTTCCAGTTCATCTTCTTCCCAGACTCCCCTAATCAGACGATGGGATCCGATAAAGAAGCTCCTCAAATGACTATGGATCCACTCATCACTATGGCAGCCATAGCACGCGGAACATCAAAAATTGGTTTAGCCTCCACCGCGTCTACCCAATGGAATGAACCTTATAATCTTGCCCGCCAACTCAAAACTCTCGATGTCATCAGTGGTGGACGTATCGGCTGGAATGCTGTGACCGGCTCCGATCCTCGTGGAGCAGCAAACTTTGGACAGAATATGGAATCCAGCGCTCACCGCTACGGCAGACTCCACGAGTTTGTTCAGATTGTGCAAGCTCTCTGGGGATCATGGGAAAAAGATGCCTTGGTTCTTGATAAAGAAAAAGGTATCTTTGCACGACGCGACAAAATCCGCCCTATCAACATGGCTGGAGAGTTCCTTGCCTCAGCAGGACCATTGCCTATTCCACCTTCTCCGCAAGGACAGCCTGTTATTTTCCAGGCAGGTGGCTCACCTAATGGCCTCCAGGTCGCAGGGCGCTATGCCAATGCCGTTATCGGCGCAACCTTCAGTATTGAGGATTCTATCCGCCAGCGTAATGCAGTACGCAAAGCTGCTGAAGACGCAGGCCGTAATCCTGATGAGATTAAGTTCTTTGCTGGTGTAATGCCAACTATTGCTCCAACAAAACGCGAGGCGTTGGATCGCCGTGGTAAGTTTGTGGAACCCAATATTTTACAGCGCGTTAATTACTTAGGCGCCATGTTGGGGATTACTCTCACCAGAAAAGATCTTGATTCCCCTATTGATCCCGCTGTACTGAAAAACGCTCATGCACACCCTGGTGATCCTCGTTCTGCCAAGGCATTAGAGATTGCACGCCAGGGGTGGAGTGTACGGGATATTCTTTACCACGGAATCATTGATTTCCACCCATCACCAGTGGGAACTGCAGAAGAAGTGGCTGATCACCTTACCGAATGGTTTGAGGCAGGAGCCGTAGATGGTTTCTGGTATTCCCCTGATGCTTATGAAGACGGTATCGACGCCTTTGTGGATAACGTCGTACCTATTTTACAAGAGCGAGGACTATTCCACACTGACTACGAAGGCTCTACCCTGCGGGAACACCTCGGAGCACCAGAGCAGTATGGTTTGGATCCACGGATACAGTAG